Part of the Erwinia amylovora genome is shown below.
GCTTCGATACGGCCACGGCGCAGCACGCTTTCCGGCGGGAAGGCGATCTGGCCAGCTTCCGACATGGCACCGATATATTCGGCGGTTTCCACCGAGCGCAGTGGACGCAGACCAAGACGGTCGAGACGTGCGCCGATCACTTCGCCATTGCCAAAAATCAGCGCGGCCGGGCCGTCGTTCTTCTCTTCATACAGCGAGAAATACTCCAGCATGGCACGTACTTCGGGCGACAGTGACGGATCGTTTTCCCAGGCGGGCGGCATCATGGAAACCACGGCGGTGACCAGGTCGAGATTGTCTTCCATCAGGCGGCTGTGGATGCTCTGGTCAAGACGTGAACTGTCCGATTGCCCTTTCGGGCGCACGATTTTCTTACCGCGCGCCAGCGCCAGCGCGGCTTCCGCAATGCGGTTTTTACGGTCGGTGTTTAGCTCGCCGTTATGCGCCATCAGCCGGAACGGCTGCGCCATGGTGGTATGCGGATCGGTATTGGTTGAGAAGCGCGTATGGAAGAACAGACCGCGTACCTGATGATCGGGATCGGTCAGATCTTTGAAATAGGGGATCACTTCATTCGAGTTCAGGCGTGCTTTTAACACCTGGGTGCGCGAGGAGAGCGACAGCGGGTAAAGCCCGCCGAATTCGCCGTCGCTAAAAGCACGGGCTTCGATTTGCAGCAGGGCGCGATAAATGCGCTTCTCGAAATCAATCTGGTTGCTGACATCGTCCGGGGCAGCAAATATCCATTGCGCAACAGGCAGCTGGAAAGGGATCGCTGCCGGGCGCAACACGCTGTTGTCCAGCGGGATATCACGCCTGGCAATAATTTTCAGGTCACAGGAAAGCAGCGTGTCTTCAACCAGCCGCTCGGCGTTGGCGCGCAGCGTGCTGTCTTTCGGCACAAAGAAGTTACCGACGCCGAAACGGCCAGCTTCCAGCGGCTGGCCGGTGATTTTACGGAAGAAGTGCAGTGAAAGGTCTACGTTAACCCCGGCGCCATCACCCACGCCTTCGGCTGACATTCCCCCACGATGCGGAACGGTGCACAGAGCGCCGTGTGCCATTTCCAGCACCTCATGAGTTTGCGCGCCATCCTTACGCGTAATGAAGCCCACGCCGCAGCTGTCGCTGTCTTTTGAGGGATCGTACAAACCGTAAGGAAAAGGTGTTGAGTTGGACATCGTGGGCCTCCGAACTTCTTTTAACATTACCTGTATTTTTGCAGGCTCAGAGCGCAACGGAGTGTTGCCTCAGGCTCTGTATCATTTGCTTGCCGCTAAAACGCGGACACCGTTAGTCCGGGCATTTCATTTCGAGACATAATCCTGAACGTCCTGAGATGATTTGCTCGCTAAAATCCGGGTCTCAAATTGAAGATAACTTGCATCACGAGGGAATCGTCTTGCTGCATAGATATGCCGAGACACTGGCCCGTCAGGAAAGCTTCCGGCGGATTCCCAACTTATCGGTAAAGCGGACTCAGGTCAAATAGAGGTTTTACTTATGGCTTTTAGTACTTATTTCGGATTATGAATTTGATTAATAAGATAATATTAGAATTTTATTCCTTGTTGTGCTGCTGGCAGCAAGGCTAAATAGTGTGAGTTGACTCACTATAGGGTCGCGGGCAAATCTCCGCACCATGCTAATATCGGGGTTACTGCTGGCATAATATACTGCATGGGTGGATAAAACCGCATGAATGCACTGTTTTTGCCCGGTTGGCGTATTTGAATAAAAAGGCGACAAGCCATTAGTAAAATTAATTGCGCACGATGTGGTTAATATGTCATTAATTATGAATGGTTATGCGTTATGCGCAGTTGAAGCTGGCGCTGGTTGCCAGAGCACAGGCAGAAAGGGAGGCACTGAATTCAGAGCGGCCCTACAGATTATGCCGTTATCGAATTTAGTCAATACCCTTCAGATTAACTTTTCCGTTGCTGGCTCCATCGCATAAAGGGGCCGTTTTAAGGCCGAGTGCGATCGGCCTGTCCCCGCATCTCTACCTGTAACCCGAAGATATCCCAGCCTGGTTTCCAGGCGAAATATTCGCTCCGATGCACGATCAGCGGGCACGATCAGGGTGCTGCGTGGGTCACATGGCGCATTGGTGTTTTAAACAAATCCGGTATGATTGCGGCTATCAGGCTGAAAGGGACATTATATGAAGCAAATTCGTTTGTTAGCGCAGTACTACGTTGATTTAATGGTAAAACTAGGCCTAATTCGCTTCTCGTTGCTGCTGGCTTCAGCGCTGGTTGTACTGGCGATGATTGTTCAAATGGCCGTCACGATGGTACTGCACGGGCACGTTGAAAGCATTGATATGGTGCGTTCGGTGTTTTTTGGCCTGCTGATAACCCCCTGGGCGGTCTATTTTCTCTCGGTAGTGGTGGAACAGCTGGAAGAATCGCGCCAGCGGCTGGAGCGGCTGGTGGATAAGCTGGAGGAGATGCGCAAACGCGACCTTGAGCTGAATCAGCAAATGCAGGGCAATATCATCCGCTTAAACCAGGAGATTGCCGATCGTATTAAAGCAGAAGAGGAGCGTCTGCAGGTCATGGCGCGGCTTAAAGATGAGATGTCGCGGCGTGAAGAGGCGCAGATAGAACTCGAACAACAATCCTCATTTCTGCGCTCTTTTCTTGATGCCTCACCGGACCTGGTGTTCTACCGCAACAGCGATCGTCAGTTTTCCGGCTGTAACCGGGCAATGGAGCTGCTGACGGGCAAAAGTGAAAAACAGCTGATTGGACTGTCGCCCAAAGAAGTCTATGACGACGATGCGGCCACCAAGGTGCTGGAAACTGACGAAAAAGTATTCCATCACAATGTCTCACTCACCTATGAACAGTGGCTGCAATATCCTGATGGGCGCAAAGCCTGCTTTGAAATCCGTAAGGTGCCCTATTACGACCGGGTGGGTAAACGCAGCGGGCTGATGGGCTTCGGACGCGATATAACCGAGCGTAAGCGCTATCAGGACGCGTTAGAGAACGCCAGCAGGGAAAAGACTACCTTTATTTCAACGATCAGCCACGAGCTGCGTACGCCGCTTAATGGCATTGTCGGTTTAAGCCGTATTCTGCTGGACAGCCATCTCGACCAGGAACAGCTCAAGTACCTCAAAACGATCCATGTGTCGGCCATTACCCTCGGCAACATTTTTAATGATGTGATCGAAATGGACAAAATGGAACGACGTAAAGTGCAGCTGGATACTCAGCCGATGGATTTCACCGGCTTCCTTGCTGACCTGGAAAATATCGCCGGGCTGCTGGTCGAGCCGAAAGGGCTAAAGTTTGTGCTGGAAACGCAGCCGCCGCTGCCCCACAAAATCCTGGCCGACGGTACACGCTTACGTCAGATCCTGTGGAATCTGATTGGTAATGCGGTGAAATTCACCCGGCAGGGTGAAATTGTGGTGCGTGTCGGCTATCAGAGCGAAGAGTGCCTGCGTTTTGATGTCCAGGATTCCGGTATTGGCATCCCTCTGGATGAGCAGGACAAGATATTTGCCATGTATTATCAGGTGAAGGATCGCCGCGGCGGTAAACCTGCTACCGGCACCGGCATTGGTCTGGCTGTTTCACGTCGGCTGGCTCAAAGCATGGGTGGGGATATCAGCGTTTCAGGCGCACCCGGCAAAGGATCGTGCTTTACCCTGATTGTTAACGCGCCGCGCGTGGCGGAAGTAGCACAGAACGATGGTGCTGAAGAAGAACTGCCGCTGCCGGCCCTGCATGTCCTGCTGGTAGAAGACATTGAGCTGAATGTCGTGGTGGCCCGCTCCGTGCTTGAGAAGCTGGGCAACAGCGTGGAAGTGGCGATGAGCGGTCAGGCAGCGCTGGATATGTTTGACCCGGATGAGTTCGATCTGGTGTTGCTGGATATTCAGCTACCGGATATGACCGGGCTGGATGTGGCGCGCGCTATTCATCTGCGCTATCCCGATGCACCGCTGCCACCGCTGGTGGCGCTGACGGCCAACGTGCTGAAGGACAAACGGGAATATCTGGATGCCGGCATGGATGACGTGTTGAGCAAACCGCTGGCGGTACCTGCACTGACGGCAATGATCAAAGGATACTGGGATTGCCAGCCAGAGGATCGCACGGCGGATCCTGAGCCTGGCATGGGGGAAAAGGAGCTGGCGTTACTCGATTTACCGATGCTGGAACAGTATATGGAGCTGGTTGGCCCCGGGTTAATCCACCAAAGCCTGGCGATATTTAAGCAGATGATGCCCGGATATCTGGCGGTGCTGGACTCGAATATGATGGCTCGCGACCAGAAAGGGATTGTGGAAGAGGGGCACAAAATTAAGGGTGCAGCGGGTTCTGTTGGCCTGATGCATTTGCAGCAGGTGGCTAAACAGATTCAAAGCCCGGAGCTGCCGGCATGGTGGGACAACGTTCAGGAATGGATCGATGAACTTAAACTTGAGTGGCGGAATGATATGGAAGTTTTACGGCAATGGGTAACAGACGCTGAAAAAAAATGACCCCGACCGAAGCCGGGGTGCGCGAAGACTGCGCCAACACCAGGGAAATTGGTAACCTGTGCTGTTCTGATAGGTATCGTCGGGAGCACAGGTTTGGTATTGGGTAGAACTTAAAACATCGTGTTACTAGCTTAGCAAATCCTTCATCACATGTTACCAGATTCATTAAAATGTGTGATGTTGAACGGCGTCTTTCAACAGGAGACCCGAATTTGAGCATTTAGTCAAGCAAGGAATCAATTTGAACGACAGATTGCTTACTTTTTAAACATATTTGTCTTTTTTTTGACCCGCAGGATTAGGTTGAACGCATAAGTTGAACCGCTTTTTCTCTCCGACGGAGCCTGATGTTATCATATCGGCATGAGTTCAGTTTAACCATCTGTTTTTATTTATTTTGTTGAGTTTTTCTGAGCAATAGCTGCAACGTTCTGATTTGTATTACCACAAATTATCCGATAGTTGATCAGAAATATTTAAAAGCAGACCCTGCCATCGGGCAGAATTGCTCAGTTCAGTACCTTTGCGCGGCGAAATAAGTAGCATAGTGAAAAATTCTGCATGAACTTATTTCAAAGGATGTCATTTTTCACTGACTTGATGAGGATAAATATTAGAATTTTGAATCATTCGCCTGCCAGATGACTACCCGGCTGGCCATCAAGTTGTGGGTTGTAGCGAGATCGTACGTTTTAATGGAACCGATTCCGCTAAGAACAGATTAACTTATCTTTATGGAGAAATCCTGGTGGATTTTTACGCAGATCGCAATTTAGTGGTTCCACGTATATGAGCCACGGCCAAAACAGCAGGTTAAAGTCTGTCAGGTACTGGATTATTCGTCTGGTGCTGGGCGTAACGGGTTTATGGTTGAGCGGTTTAGTGGTTTTTGCTTTTGTGCCGGTACCTTTCTCTGCTGTGATGGTTGAGCGGCAGTTGGCGGCATGGTTTAGCGGCGACTTCAGCTATGTCGCCCACTCGGACTGGGTTGACATGCCGGATATATCACCGTGGATGGCGCTGGCGGTGATCGCCGCTGAAGATCAAAAGTATCCCACTCACTGGGGATTTGATCTTGCGGCAATCCAGTCGGTGCTGGACAGCGATGGCGAGAAAAAGAAGATGCGTGGCGCCTCGACGTTATCGCAGCAGACGGCTAAAAATGTTTTCCTCTGGGACGGGCGCAGCTGGGTACGCAAAGGGCTGGAAGCCGGATTAACCCTGGGCATAGAGTCTGTCTGGACCAAGCGGCGGATCCTCACCGTTTATCTTAACGTTGCTGAAATGGGAAAAGGGGTTTTTGGCGTTGAGCAGGCAGCGCAGCGCTACTTTCATAAACCTGCCAGCCGTCTGACCCGTTCTGAAGCGGCATTGCTGGCGGCGGTTCTGCCTGCTCCGCTTCATTTCAGGGCTGATGCGCCGTCTGCCTACTTGCGCCAGCGGCAGCAATGGATTTTACGCCAAATGCGTCAGTTAGGCGGGGAAGGCTTTCTGCGTGAACATAAGTTGCAGTGAAAATTAACCCCCGTGTGGCAAACAGGCGGTAGCGAGGAGAAAGCCGGCTGTCAGTTGTCGGCCTTGATCCCTGGCTCAGTCTTCATCAAAACCGGCATTAAACAGGTCGATGACCGCCGCCAGCGCTTTCTCTTCCTCGGGGCCGCTGGCCTCCACCTCAATATGGCCGCCTTTAGCAGAATCCAGCATCAGCAGGGCAATAACGCTGCTGGCTTCGGCTTCTGTGCCGCTTTCATTGCGTAGCAGCACTTCGGCATCAAAACTTTGTACTAACTCAAACAGCTTCATCGCCGGGCGGGCGTGCATACCCAGCTTGTTTTTAATCTCAACGGTCTGCTTTATGCTCATGGTTTGCGTTTTTCCAGCGTACGATGGCGGGACTGAACGTTTTTACCGCGCGAGCGGAAATAGTCTGCCAGTTGCTCAGCAATATATACCGAGCGGTGTTTACCACCGGTACAGCCGATGGCGACGGTCAGATAGCTGCGATTGTTCGTTTCCAGCATCGGCAACCACAGCTCCAGATAACTGCGCGTCTGATAAATAAAGTTATGAACTTCAGTATGGCGGTCGAGGAACGCGGCGACGGGGCGGTCAAGGCCGGTCATCGGACGCAGCTTCGGGTCCCAGTGCGGATTGGGCAGGAAGCGCACGTCAAAAACGTAATCGGCGTCGATTGGAATGCCGTGCTTAAAGCCAAACGATTCGAAAACTATTGTCAGTTCGCGCTCACGCTTACCCAGCAGGCGGGTGCGCAGCATTTCTGCCAGCTCATGAACGGACATTTCTGAGGTATCAATAATCAGATCGGCGCGTGAACGCAACGGTTCCAGCAGAACGTTTTCTTCA
Proteins encoded:
- the arcB gene encoding aerobic respiration two-component sensor histidine kinase ArcB, yielding MKQIRLLAQYYVDLMVKLGLIRFSLLLASALVVLAMIVQMAVTMVLHGHVESIDMVRSVFFGLLITPWAVYFLSVVVEQLEESRQRLERLVDKLEEMRKRDLELNQQMQGNIIRLNQEIADRIKAEEERLQVMARLKDEMSRREEAQIELEQQSSFLRSFLDASPDLVFYRNSDRQFSGCNRAMELLTGKSEKQLIGLSPKEVYDDDAATKVLETDEKVFHHNVSLTYEQWLQYPDGRKACFEIRKVPYYDRVGKRSGLMGFGRDITERKRYQDALENASREKTTFISTISHELRTPLNGIVGLSRILLDSHLDQEQLKYLKTIHVSAITLGNIFNDVIEMDKMERRKVQLDTQPMDFTGFLADLENIAGLLVEPKGLKFVLETQPPLPHKILADGTRLRQILWNLIGNAVKFTRQGEIVVRVGYQSEECLRFDVQDSGIGIPLDEQDKIFAMYYQVKDRRGGKPATGTGIGLAVSRRLAQSMGGDISVSGAPGKGSCFTLIVNAPRVAEVAQNDGAEEELPLPALHVLLVEDIELNVVVARSVLEKLGNSVEVAMSGQAALDMFDPDEFDLVLLDIQLPDMTGLDVARAIHLRYPDAPLPPLVALTANVLKDKREYLDAGMDDVLSKPLAVPALTAMIKGYWDCQPEDRTADPEPGMGEKELALLDLPMLEQYMELVGPGLIHQSLAIFKQMMPGYLAVLDSNMMARDQKGIVEEGHKIKGAAGSVGLMHLQQVAKQIQSPELPAWWDNVQEWIDELKLEWRNDMEVLRQWVTDAEKK
- the mtgA gene encoding monofunctional biosynthetic peptidoglycan transglycosylase; protein product: MSHGQNSRLKSVRYWIIRLVLGVTGLWLSGLVVFAFVPVPFSAVMVERQLAAWFSGDFSYVAHSDWVDMPDISPWMALAVIAAEDQKYPTHWGFDLAAIQSVLDSDGEKKKMRGASTLSQQTAKNVFLWDGRSWVRKGLEAGLTLGIESVWTKRRILTVYLNVAEMGKGVFGVEQAAQRYFHKPASRLTRSEAALLAAVLPAPLHFRADAPSAYLRQRQQWILRQMRQLGGEGFLREHKLQ
- the npr gene encoding PTS phosphocarrier protein NPr — encoded protein: MSIKQTVEIKNKLGMHARPAMKLFELVQSFDAEVLLRNESGTEAEASSVIALLMLDSAKGGHIEVEASGPEEEKALAAVIDLFNAGFDED
- the rapZ gene encoding RNase adapter RapZ, translated to MVLMIVSGRSGSGKSVALRALEDMGFYCVDNLPVVLLPDLANSLAERNMPAAVSIDVRNMPESPEVFERALTSLPDSFSPQLLFLDADRNTLIRRYSDTRRLHPLSSKNLSLESAIDEENVLLEPLRSRADLIIDTSEMSVHELAEMLRTRLLGKRERELTIVFESFGFKHGIPIDADYVFDVRFLPNPHWDPKLRPMTGLDRPVAAFLDRHTEVHNFIYQTRSYLELWLPMLETNNRSYLTVAIGCTGGKHRSVYIAEQLADYFRSRGKNVQSRHRTLEKRKP